In one Lolium rigidum isolate FL_2022 chromosome 3, APGP_CSIRO_Lrig_0.1, whole genome shotgun sequence genomic region, the following are encoded:
- the LOC124703676 gene encoding probable pre-mRNA-splicing factor ATP-dependent RNA helicase DEAH4 encodes MPSPSRPPTPPVLPISEHEDEIVAAVEANPVIVVIGETGSGKSTQLSQILHRRGYTRRGAIAVTQPRRVAAVSVSRRVAQELGVPLGEEVGYAIRFEDRTSEKTSIKYLTDGVLLRESLSNPELRQYSVIILDEAHERSLNTDILLGLMKRLIKHRASDLKVLITSATLDGLKVSNFFSGCPVLNIPGTIFPVEKFYSTDRPTNYVESSLRTAIDIHVKEAPGDVLIFMTGKDDIDKMVSKLEERIQNLEEGSCIDALVLPLHGSLPPEQQVRVFAPAPPDCRRFIVATNVAETSLTVDGVVFVIDCGYVKQRQYNPSTGMYSLDVVQISRVQADQRAGRAGRTRPGKCYRLYPSAIYQNEFLEATIPEIQRTSLAGSVLYLKSLNLPDIDILKFDFLDPPSRESLEDALRQLYLIDAIDESGQITDVGRLMSELPLDPSLSRTLIEANELGCLSQALTVAAVLSAEITLRQTRSKDMEGKRKRQELPDGSGLGDHVQLLQIFESWDQAGYDPRWCSDHDLQVRGMKFSKDVRNQLSQIIQKVAKGPTDLQARRGHKSDPDYRKLRRALCVGYGNQLAERMIHHNGYHTVGYRTQLVQVHPSSVLAEDEYGKLPVYVVYHELINTTRPFMRNVCGVEQDWVKPILKKLEKLNINKLSGGSSALMDSELLNDKQPGSPTKATGPKQSDVDSKIQAARERYLARKGKK; translated from the exons ATGCCGTCGCCGTCgcggccgccgacgccgccggtgCTGCCGATATCGGAGCACGAGGACGAGATAGTGGCGGCAGTGGAGGCGAACCCGGTGATCGTCGTTATCGGCGAGACCGGCTCCGGTAAGAGCACCCAGCTCTCACAGATCCTCCACCGTCGAGGCTACACCCGCCGCGGCGCAATCGCGGTCACCCAGCCGCGCCGTGTCGCGGCCGTATCCGTCTCAAG GAGGGTGGCACAAGAGCTCGGTGTCCCACTTGGGGAAGAAGTTGGCTATGCAATTAGATTTGAAGACCGAACTTCAGAAAAGACTTCGATTAA GTACCTGACAGATGGTGTTCTTCTGCGGGAGAGCCTTTCAAATCCTGAGTTGAGGCAATACTCAGTAATTATCTTGGATGAAGCTCATGAGCGTAGCTTGAACAC TGATATCCTCTTAGGTTTAATGAAAAGATTGATCAAACATCGAGCTTCAGATTTGAAAGTTCTCATCACTTCGGCGACACTTGATGGTTTGAAAGTGTCGAATTTCTTCTCAGGATGTCCTGTGTTGAACATCCCTGGAACCATATTCCCTGTGGAGAAGTTTTACAGCACAGATCGTCCAACAAATTACGTAGAATCTTCTCTCAGAACAGCTATAG ATATCCATGTTAAGGAAGCTCCAGGGGATGTATTAATATTTATGACAGGAAAG GATGACATTGATAAGATGGTCTCAAAATTGGAAGAAAGAATTCAAAATCTTGAGGAAGGTTCTTGTATAGATGCTCTTGTCCTCCCACTCCATGGTTCTTTGCCACCTGAACAGCAG GTCCGAGTATTTGCTCCAGCACCTCCAGATTGTCGACGATTCATTGTTGCGACAAATGTAGCTGAAACTTCGTTGACTGTGGATGGAGTTGT GTTCGTGATAGATTGTGGTTATGTAAAGCAACGCCAGTATAATCCGTCAACTGGAATGTATTCACTTGATGTAGTTCAGATTAGCAG AGTGCAGGCTGACCAGCGAGCTGGGCGAGCTGGAAGAACTCGGCCTGGCAAGTGCTATAGGTTATACCCAAGTGCCATCTACCAAAATGAGTTTCTTGAGGCTACAATTCCAGAAATTCAACGAACTTCCCTTGCTGGAAGTGTTCTGTATCTGAAATCATTAAATCTCCCTGATATCGACATCCTGAAGTTTGATTTCCTCGACCCACCATCAC GTGAATCATTGGAAGATGCTTTGAGGCAGTTATACCTCATTGATGCAATTGATGAAAGTGGGCAAATAACAGATGTTGGACGCCTCATGTCAG AGCTCCCTCTTGATCCTTCACTTTCAAGGACATTGATTGAAGCAAATGAACTGGGATGTCTGTCTCAGGCATTAACTGTTGCTGCAGTTTTGTCAGCTGAAATCACGCTGCGGCAAACTAGAAg CAAGGACATGGAGGGAAAGAGAAAACGGCAAGAGCTTCCTGATGGTTCTGGCTTGGGTGACCATGTGCAATTGCTTCAAATATTTGAAAGCTGGGATCAAGCAGGCTATGATCCAAGATGGTGCTCAGACCATGATTTGCAG GTGCGGGGCATGAAATTTAGCAAAGATGTGAGGAATCAATTAAGTCAGATTATTCAAAAAGTTGCAAAAG GTCCAACAGATTTGCAAGCAAGGAGAGGACACAAGAGTGACCCTGACTACAGAAAGTTGAGGAGAGCTCTTTGTGTAGGCTATGGCAACCAGTTAGCTGAGAGGATGATCCATCATAATGGTTACCATACTGTTGGATACAGGACGCAACTTGTGCAG GTGCATCCATCTTCCGTGCTGGCAGAAGATGAATATGGGAAATTACCTGTGTATGTTGTCTACCATGAACTTATCAATACTACGCGACCTTTCATGAGAAATGTTTGTGGGGTCGAGCAGGATTGGGTTAAACCAATCTTAAAGAAGCTTGAGAAATTGAACATAAATAAATTAAG TGGCGGTTCGAGTGCATTGATGGATTCTGAACTTCTAAATGACAAGCAACCAGGCTCGCCGACAAAAGCTACGGGTCCTAAGCAGTCTGATGTGGACAGCAAGATCCAGGCGGCCAGAGAGCGCTACCTCGCACGAAAAGGCAAGAAGTGA
- the LOC124699800 gene encoding exosome complex component RRP43-like, whose product MEVEAYRRLFPLAFLERHLRESVRPDARRLGEARATTVALGAVSSAHGSALVRLGDTAMLASIKLEVMSPPAETPDEGSVAVEFHMPPICSPLVRPGRPAEAAPVISKALEDVLISSGMLNLKELCLISGKASWVAYLDVYCLNADGSLFDAALISVVAAFSHLEIPLVSVGDDGRVFTVGGNEGKTKYELVNREKRKLTLGDIPFPLTCALHKDSILADPTAEEESIIETSVTVVLDSSGRLVSIQKPGGGVASMSTIKACISLAKERGQKLKEILLDSVEATMEVDQTE is encoded by the exons atggaggtggaggcctACCGCCGCCTCTTCCCCCTCGCGTTCCTCGAGCGCCACCTCCGCGAGTCCGTCCGACCCGACGCCCGCCGCCTCGGCGAGGCCCGCGCCACCACCGTCGCGCTCGGCGCCGTCTCCTCCGCTCACGGCTCCGCCCTCGTCCGCCTCGGCGACACC GCCATGCTCGCGTCGATCAAGCTCGAGGTGATGTCGCCCCCCGCGGAGACCCCAGACGAAGGATCTGTCG CTGTGGAGTTTCACATGCCGCCTATCTGCTCCCCGCTTGTAAGACCAGGACGGCCAGCGGAGGCTGCGCCGGTCATTTCCAAGGCTCTGGAGGACGTCCTCATCAG CTCTGGGATGCTAAATTTGAAGGAGCTCTGTTTGATCAGTGGGAAGGCTTCATGGGTAGCGTACCTG GATGTCTATTGTTTGAATGCTGATGGATCTCTATTTGACGCTGCATTGATCTCAGTGGTGGCTGCATTTTCACACT TGGAAATTCCTCTAGTATCTGTTGGTGACGATGGCAGAGTATTTACTGTTGGAGGCAATGAAGGCAAAACCAAATATGAATTGGTAAACAGAGAAAAGAGGAAGCTTACTCTTGGCGACATTCCATTTCCCCTGACATGTGCACTTCACAAGGATAGTATTCTAGCAgacccaactgctgaagaagAATCAATAATAGAGACCTCTGTGACTGTTGTTCTAGATTCTTCAGGCCGCTTAGTATCAATACAAAAACCTGGAGGTGGAGTGGCATCCATGTCAACTATTAAG GCGTGCATTAGCTTGGCGAAAGAAAGGGGacaaaagttaaaagaaatactctTGGACTCCGTTGAAGCAACAATGGAAGTCGACCAAACTGAATAA
- the LOC124699801 gene encoding dolichol-phosphate mannose synthase subunit 2-like, with amino-acid sequence MEMGDKAVGLVLTMTSLSIFTYYTFWVIILPFVDDDHFVHKYFLPQEYAIFIPVFAGVVLLSFLSIFVGLVMLKSKKKKKTT; translated from the exons ATGGAAATGGGAGACAAGGCGGTTggtcttgtgttgaccatgacaaGTTTATCCATTTTCACCTACTATACTTTCTGGGTCATAATCTTG CCATTTGTTGATGACGATCACTTTGTCCACAAGTACTTTCTACCTCAAGAatatgccatcttcatcccggtgTTTGCTGGTGTGGTTCTTCTTTCATTCTTGAGCATATTCGTCGGTCTTGTGATGCTGaagtcaaagaaaaagaagaagaccacATGA